In Luteitalea sp. TBR-22, one genomic interval encodes:
- a CDS encoding sigma-54 dependent transcriptional regulator has product MTARDTMPAARILHVDDQPETHEWLKLALERKQYEVTVATDGQSALASFTTHRPDVVLLDHELPDQSGLEVLRQLKTADPMVEVIMLTGHGSVSLAVEAMREGAFNFVEKPVEFAVLDALLDKALAHRQLHAEATRLRLNVERRDGLGRIVGTSPSMRRLFDLIQLVAPTDASVLIRGENGTGKELVADAVHERSPRASGPIIKINCGAIPGELFESELFGHKRGAFTGALADKRGLIESADRGTLLLDEIGEMPANAQVKLLRVLQEKQVRRLGETRMTTPDFRLICATNARLETLMADNRFREDLYFRINTVVLDIPPLRERREDIPVLAQLFLQRYAEKYEREVVRYHPSVLQRLMKHVWRGNVRELEHVVEHAVIVATGREIQLRHLPESFRSGSTVDDTSPLCTLEDVERAAIVRTLAYTRGNKRAAADILGVYRPTLYAKMRKYGLMAPQEEAATA; this is encoded by the coding sequence ATGACCGCACGTGACACCATGCCGGCCGCACGCATCCTGCATGTCGACGACCAGCCCGAGACCCACGAGTGGCTCAAGCTGGCCCTGGAACGCAAGCAATACGAGGTGACCGTCGCCACCGACGGGCAGTCGGCCCTGGCCTCCTTCACCACTCACCGGCCAGACGTCGTCCTGCTCGACCACGAGCTGCCTGACCAGAGCGGGCTCGAGGTGCTGCGCCAGCTGAAGACGGCCGATCCCATGGTCGAGGTCATCATGCTGACCGGCCACGGCAGCGTGTCGCTGGCCGTCGAGGCGATGCGCGAGGGCGCGTTCAACTTCGTCGAGAAGCCGGTGGAGTTCGCCGTCCTCGACGCCCTGCTCGACAAGGCCCTGGCGCACCGCCAACTGCACGCCGAGGCGACTCGCCTGCGCCTCAACGTCGAGCGCCGCGACGGCCTCGGACGCATTGTCGGCACCTCGCCGTCGATGCGCCGCCTGTTCGACCTCATCCAGCTGGTGGCGCCGACCGACGCGTCGGTCCTCATCCGCGGCGAGAACGGCACCGGCAAGGAGCTGGTCGCCGACGCGGTCCACGAGCGCAGTCCTCGCGCCAGCGGGCCGATCATCAAGATCAACTGCGGCGCCATTCCCGGCGAGCTCTTCGAGTCCGAGCTCTTCGGGCACAAGCGCGGCGCCTTCACGGGCGCTCTGGCCGACAAGCGGGGCCTGATCGAGTCGGCCGATCGCGGCACCCTGCTGCTCGACGAAATCGGCGAGATGCCCGCCAACGCGCAGGTCAAGCTGCTGCGCGTCCTGCAGGAGAAGCAGGTGCGCCGCCTCGGCGAGACGCGCATGACCACCCCGGACTTCCGCCTCATCTGTGCGACCAACGCGCGGCTCGAGACGTTGATGGCCGACAATCGCTTCCGCGAGGACCTCTACTTCCGGATCAACACCGTCGTCCTCGACATCCCGCCGCTGCGCGAACGCCGCGAGGACATCCCGGTGCTCGCCCAGTTGTTCCTGCAGCGCTACGCCGAGAAGTACGAGCGTGAGGTCGTGCGCTACCACCCGTCGGTGCTGCAGCGGCTCATGAAGCACGTGTGGCGCGGCAACGTCCGTGAACTCGAGCACGTGGTGGAGCACGCGGTGATCGTCGCGACGGGACGCGAGATCCAGCTGCGTCACCTGCCCGAGTCGTTCCGCTCCGGATCGACGGTCGACGACACCAGCCCGCTCTGCACCCTGGAGGACGTCGAACGCGCGGCCATCGTGCGGACGCTGGCCTACACGCGCGGCAACAAGCGCGCGGCGGCCGACATCCTCGGCGTCTATCGCCCCACCCTGTACGCGAAGATGCGCAAGTACGGCCTGATGGCGCCGCAGGAAGAAGCGGCCACGGCATGA
- a CDS encoding PAS domain-containing protein → MNLPSRHPAVDETCQRMLDHLAAMVRVWTPTTGVTYVNRAWRTLTGSSLDANVGEGWLRFVHPDDRAGLATSAPGSAVGYRLVTDASEPVPVVDTSAEWTSEDGAVLGVIHTITPQPAAAPATIAMSKWAHELRGPLNAILGWSDLLSAGDAGPDVLERGLKAIAANARQQAVIIKRMTE, encoded by the coding sequence ATGAACCTCCCCTCGCGACACCCTGCCGTCGACGAGACCTGCCAACGGATGCTCGACCACCTCGCCGCCATGGTGCGTGTGTGGACGCCGACGACGGGCGTCACCTACGTCAACCGCGCCTGGCGGACACTGACGGGCAGTTCGCTCGACGCCAACGTCGGGGAGGGCTGGCTGCGGTTCGTCCATCCCGACGACCGGGCCGGCCTCGCGACTTCCGCACCGGGCAGTGCCGTCGGTTATCGCCTGGTCACCGACGCGAGCGAGCCGGTGCCGGTCGTGGATACGAGCGCGGAATGGACGAGCGAGGACGGCGCCGTGCTCGGCGTCATCCACACGATCACGCCTCAACCCGCCGCCGCGCCCGCGACCATCGCGATGTCGAAGTGGGCGCACGAACTGCGCGGGCCCCTGAACGCGATTCTCGGCTGGTCCGACTTGCTGAGTGCGGGCGACGCGGGACCCGACGTCCTGGAGCGAGGGCTCAAGGCGATCGCCGCCAACGCGCGGCAACAGGCGGTGATCATCAAGCGGATGACCGAGTAG
- a CDS encoding CsbD family protein — protein sequence MNRATAEVKWKVLRTRIKETWGELTDDDLDRFDGQRDKFVGHIQERYGMSRADVERRLQEIDEAEGSSWGGTARG from the coding sequence ATGAACCGCGCCACTGCCGAGGTGAAGTGGAAGGTGCTGCGCACCCGCATCAAGGAGACGTGGGGCGAGTTGACCGACGACGACCTCGACCGGTTCGACGGGCAGCGCGACAAGTTCGTCGGGCACATCCAGGAGCGGTACGGGATGTCGCGGGCCGACGTGGAGCGTCGGCTCCAGGAGATTGACGAGGCCGAGGGCAGCAGTTGGGGAGGTACCGCCCGCGGCTGA